The sequence below is a genomic window from Desulfobulbus oligotrophicus.
ATGAAAAGTGGTCATGAAGATGCCTGAAAAGATGAGAGCAGCTCCTTGCGCATGGTATCTGGTCAACGGTTCGTCGAGAAACAAGACCGCCAGGACAGCACTGAATACAGGCATAAGGTGGACAAAGGGACTGGCCTTTGCCGGACCTATGGCCCGAACCGCTGCATTCCAGAAGATAAAGGCCACCACAGAGGCAAAGAGCGCCACATACCCGATGGTAAGTACTGTTGCCGGGTTTATCGCAACACGGTATCCGGCCTGTATCTCTGCCAGGTAAAAGGGAAAGATGGCCAGCAGGCCGATAATGCTGATAAATGTCAGATACGCGAGGGGGTGCAGTCCATGGGGATAGCGTTTAAGACGTGCGGAGTAAAGCGCCCAGATCACGGCTGCGGTCAGGATCAACAGATCACCCTGGTTCAGCGACACCTGCCAAAGCGCGGTCAGCTCACCTTTAGCCATGGTCCACAACACACCTGCCAAAGAAAGCAGTACACCGCACCATTGCCGCGGCTGTACAGTTTCCCGATACAGCAGCCGGGAGAACAGAACAATCAGTACCGGCGTGCAGGAGTTAACCAAACCTGCATTGATCACCGTGGTATACTGCATGGCAAAGTAGAGCAGAGTGGTGAAGCCAAACACACCGAGCAGACCCTGCACCACGATATAGCGGCAGTGAAGACGAAACATCGGCCATTGCGCTCTGAGGTGCTGCCGGGTAATGATCAGCAAGAGAAGCAGGGCAACAGCCCAGCGCCAGAACGACAGAGCCAGCGGTGGGATGGCTGCATGCATGCCGCGGCTGAGTACAAAGTTACCTGCCCAGAACAGAGCGGTGAGGATGAGCAGGAAATACGGCATACAGCTCGGACTGTGTGTTGGGGATTTTACATGACAAATGGTTGAAAGCTGACCAAAGTGACCAGACAGGTTGTCTGCTTCAGAACCAGCCACCCCACAGACCATTGTCATGTTCCTGTTCACAGGTGGAACCGGTGATGGTACGGGGCTGGTAGATCTCCAGCACGCCCGGCTCGGGCATGCGGACAATGTTGACGATGTTGCGGGAATACCAGATACCGGCCTGCCGACCATCAGGAGTGAGGATCAGGCCGCCACGAAACTCGCAGCCCGGTCCGTAATGCTCAGTGCGCCACCACTGCAGCCAGCCGTTCAATCTGGATTCACTCAACTCGATCTCGGCCCAGACTCTGCTGCGAAGCGTATACTGATCACTGATGGCAATGATCGTATCCGGAGCCGTGATCGAACCAAGATAATAGTAACGGTGGTCTGGAAGCACAGTCCCGGTTTCAACCAGTTGCCGAACGCCCATATCAATCTCCCACAACCCGCCGGGCTGATGCGATACACACCCCAGCATGAAGACCAGTGCCAGCGCTATGCCGCCATGATGCACCCAAAACTGTCGCATGCAAACCTCCTGTTGAAGATCATCGGGCTTGCAGCAGATCCTGTGAGCAGCACATCTCCTCTGCTGTCGGCCGGAGACAGCGTTTGCACTCCGTCATCCCTCTACGCCCTGATCATCAGTCTTCTTGCCTTGTAGCCCTGCTGTGTCATGAAAACACCGAAGCCAATACATGCATCAGCCAACGTTTCCGCTAAAACCACAAAGTACAGCCAACAGGGTTTCATTCCTACCAGTAATGCCCGTGCGCATACAACCTCTGTGCGATCCCGCTGATACAGGAGACTTGGCAGAAAGAAAAAAATGATCTGTAAACAGAGGGGCAAAACCAGGTCCGACCCGTGAGATATCTGCTCTTTCTGAGCAGTGAACTCCACAATTCAGCCGGCCGTATCTACACGGTCAACAAGGGCGTGGTACAGCGTAAGATCTGCTGCGCTCAAGTGGAGGAGGTGGAACTGACGATTTCCAGTTTAACATGCGCAAGACCGGCTCTCAGCATGCCGATCTTGCCGGCAGCTGCTGTGGAGAGATCTATGACACGGCCGCGACACCATGGCCCGCGATCATTCACAACAACATCCACGGTTTTGTTATTGCGGAGATTAGTCACTCGAACAGTGGTACCGAATGGCAGCGTTTTATGCGCTGCAGTCATGGCATGCTGACTGAACCGCTGACCACTGCTGGTTTTTCGCCCATGAAATTTATCGGCATAGATAGCAGCGATACCCTTCATTGAGGAGGTTTTTCGGGAGCGTTTAGTGGATTTTGCCAGTTTGGCCCGAGGCGCGTTTTTGTGTGCAGCAGCATATGTTACTTTGTCTCGTTGAGCAGCAGATGCAACGGCATTCAGTGGTTGTCCTGCGGAAAATTCGATCATCGCCAAGCCGACAAACATTAACAAAATAAGCTTGGTAGCTTTCACCATATAATTCTCTCCAGTTGAAGTCAAAAATGGCTTTTCTCTTTCAAGACGGTGCAAAATAACAGAAATTCGATATATTGCAAGACAAACTGTTTTTTTTACCTCAGCATCAAAACCTAACTTTCTGAAATAAAACAAAAAAAAATTTCCTTTTCCCGCATCCGCAGCGTTCACTTATCGTAAAGAGATCGAGATAAAAAAACGAAACCTATCCTACTGAAACTCTGCATCTTTTCTCCTTCCTGCCCACAAAAAACCACTGTTGGGACAAACAACGTCCAAAGAAACAGCGGCAGAAGAGAAAAAAAACGAGACAAGGTGTTGGCCGGTATGCGACTGCAGCCATATCCACCACCTCCCTTCACTCTCTCATCAACCGTGGTACATCCATGCACCACAGTTGACCAGAAACCAGACGCCGCATCACACAGGACACGTACAAAAGAGATACTTCCGCAGCAAAGCCGCAGAGAACAGGGCCGGTTCTGACATAAACAGCACTGTTGTCGGCACTTGTCGGCACCATTGTTTTCAACAGCCTTACCATCACAGTCAGGTTTTCTTTAAGCAGCCCCTTTTCTGCAAATGCCCGGCAGCATCAGGCAGGCTGAACAAGCAGAGAAACTCACACCATTACGAGCATTTCGAATACCCGCAATCCCGACACACCTCACACCCTTCCTCAAAGAGCAACTTCCCCCGGCACTCAGGACACACCGAGGCAAACCCATGCTGGGTCGCTGCCATAAAGGATTTAAGCAGTTTGCCGAGCTGGGCCGGAAGATCAAGCAGATGCCCGGAAGAACGATCCAATTGCTTGATGATCTCGTCCATGGGAATCTGGTATCTCAGGGCCAGCGAGACCAACCGGCAGGTTGTGGTCCACATGGTTGACTTATCCTTGAGATCCACCCGATTGTCGAAGGGAAACTTGGCAAAGACCTCCATGGGTTTTTCATCTTCATCAAAGCAGACAATCAGATAAATGGTTTCCTGGTTGATGTCTTTAAGACGATAGCGTTTGGCACTGAGTACATCGGGCAAAGTGGCCTTGCGGACAAGCCCCTGCGTGGAGGCAACCGCGGTCTTGTCGTCACTGCCCGCAACGGTGTTGAGCACCTGATGGTCACGGGAGCCGTCACGGTACACGGTCAACCCCTTGCAGCCCAGCTCGAAGCCGAGCATATAGGCGGCACGGACATCGTCTTGTGTTGCTGAGGCAGGCAGGTTAATGGTTTTAGAGATCGACGAGTCAACGCCGTTCTGCTGCAGCCTCCCCTGCATCTGGATATGCTGTTCAGGGCTGATATCCTGAGCAGTGCGAAAGATCTCCTGCCAGCGCTCAGGTATCTCAGCATGACCGATGACAGTGCCGCTGGTTGCCACCTTTTCCATCAGTCCCGGAGAATAAAAGCCCTCAGCCCGAGCAACCTGCTCAAACAGTTTGTTGACCATCAGGAGCCGATCGCCGTCCATAACGTTCTTGATCATCACAATGGAGAAATAGGGCTCGCATCCTGATGCGCAATCGGCAATCATCGACACCGTGCCTGTAGGTTGAATCGACGTCAGAGCAGCGTTACGTCTGGCCGGATACATGTTGATCGTGGGATCGTACGCCGGAAACGGGCCCTTCAGGGCTGCCAGTTCAATTGAGGCCGTCTCTGCCTCCTGGCGGATAAAAGACATCACCTGGGCAGCCATCGCCCGGCCATCCTCGCTGCCATACGGCAGTTCAAGCTGGATAAGCATGTCGTGC
It includes:
- a CDS encoding DMT family transporter — translated: MPYFLLILTALFWAGNFVLSRGMHAAIPPLALSFWRWAVALLLLLIITRQHLRAQWPMFRLHCRYIVVQGLLGVFGFTTLLYFAMQYTTVINAGLVNSCTPVLIVLFSRLLYRETVQPRQWCGVLLSLAGVLWTMAKGELTALWQVSLNQGDLLILTAAVIWALYSARLKRYPHGLHPLAYLTFISIIGLLAIFPFYLAEIQAGYRVAINPATVLTIGYVALFASVVAFIFWNAAVRAIGPAKASPFVHLMPVFSAVLAVLFLDEPLTRYHAQGAALIFSGIFMTTFHGRRGRTL
- a CDS encoding septal ring lytic transglycosylase RlpA family protein; amino-acid sequence: MFYFRKLGFDAEVKKTVCLAIYRISVILHRLEREKPFLTSTGENYMVKATKLILLMFVGLAMIEFSAGQPLNAVASAAQRDKVTYAAAHKNAPRAKLAKSTKRSRKTSSMKGIAAIYADKFHGRKTSSGQRFSQHAMTAAHKTLPFGTTVRVTNLRNNKTVDVVVNDRGPWCRGRVIDLSTAAAGKIGMLRAGLAHVKLEIVSSTSST
- a CDS encoding adenosylcobalamin-dependent ribonucleoside-diphosphate reductase, whose translation is MTRSIPRQQLTDTAETVLERRYYLKDVTGTPLENWETLCHRVANAVARVDSDQPDYEELADRFFSMIYHLDFLPNSPCLMNAGTDLGQLSACFVLPVDDSMDGIFTSIRHGALVHKTGGGTGYSFSRLRPKNSAVRSTQGVASGPLSFAAVFDAATETIKQGGKRRGANMGVLRVDHPDIMEFIVAKQDQTRYTNFNFSVAITDLFMHAVREDLACDLIDPSSNKVIDTLRAREVFDKIVDLAWHNGEPGVLFIDAANRDNTTPQLGEFEATNPCGEQWLLPYESCNLGSINLAQYVRNSEVDWERLGATTRLAVRFLDNVIDCNRFPIPEIAEMTQKTRKVGLGIMGLHDMLIQLELPYGSEDGRAMAAQVMSFIRQEAETASIELAALKGPFPAYDPTINMYPARRNAALTSIQPTGTVSMIADCASGCEPYFSIVMIKNVMDGDRLLMVNKLFEQVARAEGFYSPGLMEKVATSGTVIGHAEIPERWQEIFRTAQDISPEQHIQMQGRLQQNGVDSSISKTINLPASATQDDVRAAYMLGFELGCKGLTVYRDGSRDHQVLNTVAGSDDKTAVASTQGLVRKATLPDVLSAKRYRLKDINQETIYLIVCFDEDEKPMEVFAKFPFDNRVDLKDKSTMWTTTCRLVSLALRYQIPMDEIIKQLDRSSGHLLDLPAQLGKLLKSFMAATQHGFASVCPECRGKLLFEEGCEVCRDCGYSKCS